A region of Subdoligranulum variabile DNA encodes the following proteins:
- a CDS encoding anaerobic sulfatase maturase produces MPNVSLLVKPASSLCNMRCRYCFYEDEAANRSQASMGLMTRDTAGRMVQQALEAAGPSGRLTIAFQGGEPTVAGLGFFRDFVEDLARYNTARIPVSYALQTNGLALDEDWAAFLARHRFLVGVSVDGDKTLHDEFRVDAAGKGTWNRVQKNLAMLQRAGVACNLLCVVTRRCAKSAVRVYHALQKTGVRYLQFIPCLDPLGEPRGQRPWSLTPQDYGQFLCALFDEWYRDWETGNYTSVRLFEDYVHMAMGLPPSTCASGGQCGAYYVVEADGSVYPCDFYVLDEWKLGSLWETPLAELGRSPRAEDFLREGLDRPAACADCRWQSLCRGGCKRDWTTDGSGERQNYYCPAFRQFFAHAEDRLRRIAAAEAAARRR; encoded by the coding sequence ATGCCCAATGTCAGTCTGCTGGTGAAACCGGCGTCCAGCCTGTGCAATATGCGATGCCGCTACTGTTTTTATGAGGACGAGGCTGCCAACCGCAGCCAGGCCAGTATGGGGCTCATGACCCGGGACACCGCCGGGCGGATGGTGCAGCAGGCGCTGGAGGCGGCGGGGCCGTCGGGACGGCTCACCATTGCCTTCCAGGGGGGCGAGCCCACGGTGGCGGGCCTCGGCTTTTTCCGGGATTTCGTGGAGGACCTGGCCCGGTACAATACCGCCCGGATCCCGGTGTCCTACGCCCTGCAGACCAACGGGCTGGCCCTGGACGAAGACTGGGCGGCCTTTCTGGCCCGGCACCGGTTTCTGGTGGGGGTCTCGGTGGACGGGGACAAGACCCTCCACGACGAGTTCCGGGTGGATGCCGCCGGCAAGGGGACCTGGAACCGGGTGCAGAAAAACCTGGCCATGCTCCAGCGGGCCGGGGTGGCCTGCAACCTCCTCTGCGTGGTGACCCGCCGCTGCGCCAAAAGCGCGGTGCGCGTCTACCACGCTCTGCAGAAGACCGGCGTGCGGTATCTGCAGTTCATCCCCTGCCTCGACCCGCTGGGAGAGCCCCGGGGGCAGCGGCCCTGGTCGCTGACGCCGCAGGACTACGGACAGTTCCTCTGTGCGCTCTTTGACGAGTGGTACCGTGACTGGGAGACAGGAAACTACACAAGCGTCCGGCTGTTTGAGGATTACGTCCATATGGCCATGGGGCTGCCGCCCTCCACCTGCGCCTCCGGCGGCCAGTGCGGCGCCTACTATGTGGTGGAGGCGGACGGCAGCGTCTACCCCTGCGATTTCTATGTGCTGGATGAGTGGAAGCTGGGCAGCCTGTGGGAGACGCCGCTGGCGGAACTGGGCCGCAGTCCGCGGGCAGAAGACTTCCTGCGGGAAGGGCTGGACCGTCCCGCCGCCTGCGCCGACTGCCGGTGGCAGTCCCTGTGCCGGGGCGGCTGCAAGCGGGACTGGACCACCGACGGATCGGGAGAACGGCAGAACTACTACTGCCCGGCTTTCCGGCAGTTCTTCGCCCACGCGGAGGACCGGCTGCGCCGCATCGCTGCCGCCGAAGCCGCCGCCCGCCGCC
- a CDS encoding NADP-dependent isocitrate dehydrogenase encodes MEKIKMTTPLVEMDGDEMTRILWKQIKDEVILPFVDLKTEYYDLGLVHREETKDQVTIDAANANKKYGVGVKCATITPNAQRVKEYNLSQMWKSPNGTIRAILDGTVFRAPIMVKGISPVVRTWQKPITIARHAFGDVYRATEYRVPGPGKAELLFTGADGTTFRETINDFDGAGVIQGQFNKDSSISSFARSCFQFAVDTKQDLWFSTKDTISKQYDHTFKDIFQEIYDAEYKEKFEALGIEYFYTLIDDAVARVIRSKGGFIWACKNYDGDVMSDMVSTAFGSLAMMTSVLVSPDGNYEYEAAHGTVTRHYYKYLKGEETSTNPVATLFAWSGALRKRGELDGIDALGRFADALEKATIDTIESGVMTGDLCAMWEGEAPARKVTSLQFLQEIRARLEAALA; translated from the coding sequence ATGGAAAAGATCAAGATGACCACTCCCCTGGTGGAGATGGACGGCGACGAGATGACCCGCATCCTGTGGAAACAGATCAAGGATGAAGTCATCCTGCCCTTTGTGGACCTGAAGACCGAGTACTATGATCTGGGGCTGGTCCACCGGGAGGAGACCAAGGACCAGGTGACCATCGACGCCGCCAACGCCAACAAGAAGTATGGCGTGGGCGTCAAGTGCGCCACCATCACCCCCAACGCCCAGCGGGTGAAGGAGTACAACCTCTCCCAGATGTGGAAGAGCCCCAACGGCACCATCCGCGCCATCCTGGACGGCACGGTCTTCCGGGCGCCCATCATGGTCAAGGGCATCTCCCCCGTGGTGCGCACCTGGCAGAAGCCCATCACCATCGCCCGTCATGCCTTCGGTGACGTCTACCGCGCCACCGAATACCGCGTGCCCGGCCCCGGCAAGGCGGAACTGCTCTTCACCGGCGCCGACGGCACCACCTTCCGGGAGACCATCAACGACTTTGACGGTGCCGGCGTCATCCAGGGCCAGTTCAACAAGGACAGCTCCATCTCCAGCTTTGCCCGGTCCTGCTTCCAGTTCGCCGTGGACACCAAACAGGATCTGTGGTTCTCCACCAAGGATACCATCTCCAAGCAGTACGACCACACCTTCAAGGACATCTTCCAGGAGATCTACGACGCCGAATACAAGGAGAAGTTCGAGGCCCTGGGCATCGAATACTTCTACACCCTCATCGACGACGCCGTGGCCCGGGTCATCCGCTCCAAGGGCGGCTTCATCTGGGCCTGCAAGAACTACGACGGCGACGTCATGAGCGACATGGTCTCCACCGCCTTCGGCTCCCTGGCCATGATGACCTCGGTGCTGGTCTCCCCCGACGGCAACTACGAGTACGAGGCCGCCCACGGCACCGTCACCCGCCACTACTACAAGTACCTGAAGGGCGAGGAGACCTCCACCAACCCGGTGGCCACCCTCTTTGCCTGGTCGGGCGCATTGCGCAAGCGGGGCGAGCTGGACGGCATCGACGCCCTTGGCCGCTTTGCCGACGCCCTGGAAAAGGCCACCATCGACACCATCGAATCCGGCGTCATGACCGGCGACCTCTGCGCCATGTGGGAGGGCGAAGCCCCCGCCCGCAAGGTGACCTCCCTGCAGTTCCTGCAGGAGATCCGCGCCCGCCTGGAAGCCGCCCTGGCCTGA
- a CDS encoding aconitase X swivel domain-containing protein, translating to MKEFHGRVIAPGCVSAPALVSHGGLNTLASFQKALQFGDKKATCGDQNNPDLYGKPMAGKALCLPQTIGSTTGGLVLYCACSMHRQPACLLFSNPIDSLAAAGSVLAAVWLDNVSMPVIDCLGEEFLAYVKDGMTITIQENGVVRVD from the coding sequence ATGAAAGAGTTCCACGGACGGGTCATTGCCCCCGGCTGCGTCAGCGCCCCGGCGCTGGTCTCCCACGGGGGACTGAACACGCTGGCCTCCTTCCAGAAGGCTCTGCAGTTCGGCGACAAAAAGGCCACCTGCGGGGACCAGAACAACCCCGACCTCTACGGCAAGCCCATGGCGGGCAAGGCGCTCTGCCTGCCACAGACCATCGGCTCCACCACCGGCGGGCTGGTGCTCTACTGCGCCTGCTCCATGCACCGCCAGCCGGCCTGCCTGCTCTTCTCCAACCCCATCGACTCGCTGGCCGCCGCCGGTTCGGTGCTGGCCGCCGTCTGGCTGGACAATGTGAGCATGCCGGTCATCGACTGCCTGGGCGAAGAATTCCTCGCCTATGTCAAGGACGGTATGACCATCACGATCCAGGAAAACGGCGTGGTCCGGGTGGACTGA
- a CDS encoding 2-hydroxyacid dehydrogenase, which produces MSKIVILESLGISAEELAARKAPFEAQGHTFAEFARSTDPAVLADEAKDADALILANMPLPGAVIEGCDKLKFIDVAFTGVDHIGLDAARAKGITVSNASGYSNEAVAELVLGMALSLSRNLTAVEQRCRDGKTKDGLVGFELAGKTVGIVGLGKIGSRTAELFHALGCPILAHSRTVHADAPDYVRQVSLEDLLAQSDLVVLHCPLNDSTRGMINAEKLAMMKSTALLINVARGPVVVAGDLADALDQGVIAGAGIDVFDKEPPLDAGEPLLHCKNCLVTPHVAFATRESMTLRAEIVFDNLAAWLAGHPKNVVL; this is translated from the coding sequence ATGAGCAAGATCGTCATTCTGGAATCGCTGGGCATCTCGGCCGAGGAGCTGGCCGCCCGCAAGGCGCCGTTTGAGGCCCAGGGCCACACCTTTGCAGAGTTTGCCCGTTCCACCGACCCCGCCGTTCTGGCGGATGAGGCCAAGGACGCCGACGCCCTGATCCTGGCCAACATGCCGCTGCCCGGCGCCGTCATCGAGGGCTGCGACAAGCTGAAATTCATCGACGTGGCCTTCACCGGCGTGGACCACATCGGCCTGGACGCCGCCAGAGCCAAGGGCATCACCGTGAGCAACGCCTCCGGCTACTCCAACGAGGCGGTGGCCGAACTGGTGCTGGGGATGGCGCTCTCGCTGAGCCGCAACCTGACCGCCGTGGAACAGCGCTGCCGCGACGGCAAGACCAAGGACGGCCTGGTGGGCTTTGAGCTGGCCGGAAAGACGGTGGGCATCGTGGGGCTGGGCAAGATCGGCAGCCGCACGGCGGAACTGTTCCACGCCCTGGGCTGCCCCATCCTGGCCCACAGCCGCACCGTCCACGCCGATGCACCGGACTATGTGCGCCAGGTCAGCCTGGAGGACCTGCTGGCTCAGTCCGACCTGGTGGTGCTGCACTGCCCGCTGAACGACAGCACCCGCGGCATGATCAACGCCGAAAAGCTGGCCATGATGAAGTCCACGGCCCTGCTCATCAACGTGGCCCGCGGCCCCGTGGTGGTGGCCGGGGACCTGGCCGACGCGCTGGATCAGGGCGTCATTGCCGGAGCGGGCATCGACGTTTTCGACAAGGAACCGCCCCTGGACGCCGGCGAGCCGCTGCTCCACTGCAAGAACTGCCTGGTCACGCCCCACGTGGCCTTTGCCACCCGGGAGAGCATGACCCTGCGGGCGGAGATCGTCTTTGACAACCTGGCCGCCTGGCTGGCGGGTCATCCGAAAAACGTCGTCTTGTAA
- a CDS encoding oxidoreductase, with protein sequence MNQAYQSLFTPWKIRDVEIKNRIVLCPMGGTSLFGWMEPNHFDTEAARFFLERARNNVGLIIPGIAPIRDTIGGRWLYQNKKMFRQLKPYMEQIHATGAKLFVQLTAGMGRSWGISDQVLPLHKNPVLRTLAKPILDTDYQLASPSPLPARWAEDVTCPEMTVPQIEEIIEAFAKTALLCKEAGVDGVEVHAVHEGYLLDQFAMKYTNHRTDAYGGSFENRYRFAVEIVKAIKAVCGQDYPVSIRYSVISKVKDFCYGALPGETDYTEIGRDMEESEKAAKYLQDAGYDMLDADNGTYDSWYWSHPPMYMPQNCNLDDVAYIKGCVDIPVVCAGRMEPDVAAEAIAAGRIDAMGVARQFLADGEWVTKLLEDRTDDIRPCICCHNGCFNLSHYKGHANAQSFPDTRGMARCAINPPTMQSQKYKITPAEHKKNIAVIGGGIGGMESALVCAQRGHTVTIYEKSGALGGVFVAAAAPSFKEKDRALLTWYARALSQNPRITVKLHTEVTDLAALGADEVIVATGASAISLRVPGADKGIQAVDYLLGKAPVGEKVVIVGGGLTGCEIAYDLYLQGKQPAIVEMKDDLIASPTVCLANASFLRDFFKTNQVPVYLETSLKEIRDGSVTVTAKDGTTKELPADSVILSVGYRPAPLAPKGGHIHLVGDANKVGNLRTVIWRAWDVCMKL encoded by the coding sequence ATGAACCAGGCCTATCAGTCCCTGTTCACCCCCTGGAAGATCCGCGACGTGGAGATCAAGAACCGCATTGTGCTCTGCCCCATGGGCGGCACCTCCCTCTTCGGCTGGATGGAACCCAACCACTTTGACACCGAGGCCGCCCGGTTTTTCCTGGAGCGGGCCCGCAACAACGTGGGCCTCATCATTCCCGGCATCGCGCCCATCCGGGACACCATCGGCGGGCGCTGGCTCTACCAGAACAAAAAGATGTTCCGGCAGCTCAAACCCTACATGGAGCAGATCCATGCCACCGGCGCCAAGCTCTTTGTCCAGCTCACGGCGGGCATGGGCCGGTCCTGGGGCATCTCCGACCAGGTGCTGCCCCTGCACAAGAATCCCGTCCTGCGCACCCTGGCCAAGCCCATCCTGGACACCGACTACCAGCTGGCCAGCCCCAGTCCGCTGCCCGCCCGCTGGGCGGAGGACGTCACCTGCCCCGAGATGACGGTGCCCCAGATCGAGGAGATCATCGAGGCCTTCGCCAAGACCGCCCTGCTCTGCAAGGAGGCAGGGGTGGACGGCGTGGAGGTCCACGCGGTGCATGAAGGCTACCTGCTGGACCAGTTCGCCATGAAGTACACCAACCACCGCACCGATGCCTACGGCGGCAGCTTCGAGAACCGCTACCGCTTTGCCGTGGAGATCGTCAAGGCCATCAAGGCGGTCTGCGGCCAGGATTACCCTGTGTCCATCCGGTACAGCGTCATCTCCAAGGTGAAGGATTTCTGTTACGGCGCTCTGCCCGGCGAGACCGACTACACCGAGATCGGCCGGGATATGGAGGAGAGCGAAAAGGCCGCCAAGTACCTCCAGGACGCCGGCTACGACATGCTGGACGCCGACAACGGCACCTACGATTCCTGGTACTGGTCCCATCCGCCCATGTACATGCCCCAGAACTGCAACCTGGACGACGTGGCCTACATCAAGGGCTGCGTGGACATCCCGGTGGTCTGCGCCGGTCGGATGGAGCCCGACGTGGCCGCCGAGGCCATCGCCGCGGGGCGCATCGACGCCATGGGCGTGGCGCGGCAGTTCCTGGCGGACGGCGAGTGGGTCACCAAGCTGCTGGAGGACCGCACCGACGACATCCGTCCCTGCATCTGCTGCCATAACGGCTGCTTCAACCTTTCCCACTACAAGGGCCACGCCAACGCCCAGTCCTTCCCCGACACCCGGGGCATGGCCCGCTGCGCCATCAATCCGCCCACCATGCAGTCCCAAAAGTACAAGATCACCCCGGCGGAACACAAGAAGAACATCGCGGTCATCGGCGGCGGCATCGGCGGCATGGAGTCCGCCCTGGTCTGCGCCCAGCGCGGCCACACCGTGACGATCTACGAGAAGAGCGGCGCTCTGGGCGGCGTCTTTGTGGCGGCGGCAGCTCCCTCCTTCAAGGAGAAGGACCGCGCCCTGCTGACCTGGTACGCCCGGGCACTGAGCCAGAACCCCCGCATCACCGTGAAGCTCCACACCGAAGTCACCGACCTGGCCGCTCTGGGGGCCGACGAGGTGATCGTCGCCACCGGCGCCTCCGCCATCAGCCTGCGGGTGCCGGGAGCCGACAAGGGCATCCAGGCGGTGGACTACCTGCTGGGCAAGGCCCCGGTGGGGGAAAAGGTGGTCATTGTAGGCGGCGGCCTCACCGGCTGCGAGATCGCCTATGACCTCTACCTCCAGGGCAAACAGCCCGCCATCGTGGAGATGAAGGACGATCTCATCGCGTCGCCCACCGTCTGTCTGGCCAATGCCAGCTTCCTGCGGGACTTCTTCAAGACCAACCAGGTGCCGGTCTACCTGGAAACCTCCCTCAAAGAGATCCGGGACGGCAGCGTCACCGTCACCGCCAAGGACGGCACCACGAAAGAACTCCCGGCGGATTCGGTGATCCTCTCGGTGGGCTACCGCCCGGCGCCCCTGGCACCCAAGGGCGGTCATATCCACCTGGTAGGCGATGCCAACAAGGTGGGCAACCTGCGCACCGTCATCTGGCGGGCGTGGGACGTCTGCATGAAGCTGTAA
- a CDS encoding aconitase X, with product MELTKEQQAILDGAKGETMAKVMKTLIMYGEIFGAEKLVPVTSQYNHLVTSFGLKALGPVYDLMDQLIQAGAVSGQKFSVDPRPLDPNVPANFLQNLVFKKFMYSKQDFYENQLRQLGLMNEDAFSCACYLDEQGNRPKKGEVLSWAESSAVVYANSVLGARCNRNSGIMDLMGSVAGYVPYFGLLTDEGRKATWVIRVETTKKPEAQLLGSAIGMKVMEDVPYVMGLDKWLGSDLDDAACAYLKDFGAATASNGAVGLYHIDGLTPEAKELGKALIAPDAKEYVIDDAELQRVKDNYPLVWKNPDATPKLCFVGCPHLSLQQLQDWTDRLEAALKENGRSKVCVPTVFTTAPGVRKAFEATGYGARLAATGVILSCICPLMYMNNPLCGPMPVITCSNKLRTYTTARYYTEDEILARITKGGDRA from the coding sequence ATGGAACTTACCAAAGAACAACAGGCCATCCTGGACGGCGCCAAGGGCGAGACAATGGCCAAGGTCATGAAGACCCTCATCATGTACGGCGAGATCTTCGGCGCCGAAAAACTGGTGCCGGTGACTTCGCAGTATAACCACCTGGTCACCTCCTTCGGCCTGAAAGCGCTGGGCCCGGTCTATGACCTCATGGACCAGCTCATCCAGGCGGGGGCCGTGTCGGGGCAGAAATTCTCGGTGGACCCCCGTCCGCTGGACCCCAACGTGCCCGCCAACTTCCTGCAGAATCTGGTCTTCAAAAAGTTCATGTACAGCAAGCAGGACTTCTACGAAAACCAGCTGCGCCAGCTGGGCCTCATGAACGAGGACGCCTTCAGCTGCGCCTGCTACCTGGACGAGCAGGGCAACCGCCCCAAGAAAGGGGAGGTGCTCAGCTGGGCGGAATCCTCGGCGGTGGTCTACGCCAACTCGGTGCTGGGGGCCCGGTGCAACCGCAACTCCGGCATCATGGACCTGATGGGTTCGGTGGCCGGGTATGTGCCGTATTTCGGCCTGCTCACCGACGAAGGCCGCAAGGCCACCTGGGTCATCCGGGTGGAAACGACGAAAAAACCGGAAGCCCAGTTGCTGGGCTCCGCCATCGGCATGAAGGTCATGGAGGACGTGCCCTACGTCATGGGGCTGGACAAATGGCTGGGCAGCGACCTGGATGACGCCGCCTGTGCTTATCTCAAAGACTTCGGCGCGGCCACCGCCTCCAACGGCGCGGTGGGGCTCTACCATATCGACGGCCTGACCCCCGAGGCCAAGGAGCTGGGCAAGGCCCTCATCGCCCCCGACGCCAAAGAGTACGTCATCGACGACGCCGAACTCCAGCGGGTCAAGGACAACTACCCCCTGGTGTGGAAAAATCCCGACGCCACCCCCAAGCTCTGCTTTGTGGGCTGCCCCCACCTGAGCCTGCAGCAGCTCCAGGACTGGACCGACCGGCTGGAGGCGGCGCTGAAAGAAAACGGCCGCAGCAAGGTCTGTGTGCCCACGGTGTTCACCACCGCCCCCGGCGTCAGGAAGGCCTTTGAGGCCACCGGGTATGGCGCGCGGCTGGCCGCCACCGGCGTCATCCTCTCCTGCATCTGCCCGCTGATGTACATGAACAATCCCCTCTGCGGGCCCATGCCGGTGATCACCTGCTCCAACAAGCTGCGCACCTACACCACCGCCCGCTATTACACCGAGGACGAGATCCTTGCCCGGATCACGAAAGGAGGCGACCGCGCATGA